The DNA window CATAACCATCTTCTAACAGGCTACAGCCCAATAAGGCTTTTATCTATTTGTGGCCACTTCAACTTGTGTCCCCTCCATTCACCAaccttcaaattttaaaaaaaaaaaaaaaaacaaacaaacaaactgaTTGTGACAGTGAATTTATTCTACACCAAGATACAGTGTACTGCGAACCAGAGTAGTGTAAAATACTATAATATTCTTAAGAGTACAAATTATCAGGCTTGCATTTAGgtgattgtatttttaaaatgattttttttagtgattagtaataaaaaagatatttacgAGGGCAACAAATATGTTAGTGAAGGGGTGCCATCAATACCTTTCGAGTTACATGTACGACGTCGTACCATAACCAAACACATCATCTAGGGTGTTGAAAGCGCCTTGTCaagatagtaaaaataattgtttatgtataaaaatatattgacaaCACTTgtacatttaatattttgtgctgaaaaaaataataattcaactaGTGGCAAAACAGGAATCAACTGACTAGTTAGAACCTAACCATAATTATATTGCCCAAAAAACCCTCTAAAAGTCCCCAACTTATTACTCAGCTaccaaattttattatataaaaaaattcataataaaagcATTTTTGCATAAAAGATGTAAAATATGATGGGTATTCTAAAATGAAAAGgcatttgcaaatgatttattaagaataaattttaaatcaaatagaTTTATATTCATCCTcacttaaaaagaaattgtaagtagaaaatgaaaattgttttgatCTTTAACATAACTACTATATTctcaagataaaataattttttttaaaaaaaatattatctacgtaaaattcaataaaatttttaagataACTTTTGTTTAccatctcaatataaaaaaaatatagataatgaaaataaagattattttttattttaaaataacagaAATTGACtacaaaaatattctaaaaataaatttattttatatctttatctctatacatcaaacaaaacacttttttaaagacatattttttgtatttgttctttttattttggaacaATAACAAAAAGCAATCTAAATAAGGTTAATAAGGTTcgaaattacaatttcatttgCAATCACTACGAGATTATTGAAAACCACATTATAATGTTATTTGATACATCTGAATCtgagatatataaaatatatattttctcttatataGTCAGAATCTTATCTCATGTTTCCTGTATGATATATACGACGGTGGGCcgggttcaatttttttttttaacatgaaaaaaatgtacaggtcacataaatattttttaaaaaactaagaaaaatatgacATATAAATCATTGACTTGACCGGAttcaatatatttgataaatttaataatataattaaaaaaataaagtaaaaacaaattaacaataattaactataaaaaaataagttgtcaaTATCATACTCAGGACGATATTGAAAGAAACCACATGCGCCATCAAAACAACGACTtggaaaacaaaccaaaaaaataataataaagtgagCATCTCatacttatttttaatcaattaacttaatctaattcaaaaataaaatttcttttaaaaaaactatttttaacaaagaataacaaataaatagatTCAAGATAACTCGTTtcgtttttaaaattagtaaaaacattctatagaaagcaataaaaaatatcaaagctcgatctttaattaaataaatgttgaatgataaaattaaaaaatacataatcctaaacaaaggaaaaaaaaagaagcaaacttGAACGAATCTTCTAAACTCAAGTTAACATCCTAAACTAGTAACCCGTGAAATCCTAAACATGAGATTAATCAAatagcttaattttcaatcaatttaacattgaacgatgaaataaaaaaatatcagtctaaatttttttcaaggtacaaaaaatagtaaaaaaataagaataaaatctaataggaaaaaaaactgaaggaggataaaatcgtaaaaaaaaaattcaatttaaaaaatatatcaaataaaacaaatcaaaatcaaaagaatagaggCCAAATatgatatatgaaaaaaattgaaggaggatgaaattgaaaataaattctaattttataaattattttaaataaaataaatagtaatcaaaagaacaagaaacgaattcaaaggaaaaataaatttaagaactactttgaaaaattagaaagctAGACACTGGAATTGAGAATGAGAGAGAatagaaggaaacaaaaaaggCCGCCGACTCTAAATCAAAGGTACGTTGACCATACGACCGTTTAGGAATGGAGGGATTGCCAAGAAGATTTAAACACTACCTTGAATGCCATTGTAAACAACACCGCACGTATCAATCACAAAACACCGAATTGCCCATTACTTTACTTgattataacaacaaaaaaaaaataagtgaaacaTACAAAAAAGCCCATGAAAGCTAgcatgatagttttttttagaataattcagttattttttgtataaaaaaaaagataaagagcctctaaaaaccaatttaatattgcttatatttaaaagtaattaaatcattttatagtattaaaaaaataaaaatattgatttgtccTGATCAATCTCCAATGAATTATGTGAAAAAAAGGTATTATTCTTAACaacaagataattaattttgtttgaaaaaaagcaaattaattattttattattttaatccaCAATTAACCATGTCTTGTCCACActaagcttttttatttttatttgatcttatttttatttatcttatttagtcATGTCTAGTTCACGGGGACAATTTGGTCAAAAACCAAACTTGGTCAAAAACTCATCTCTTCatcaacggagaagtcagattTGATATCcagaaagaatgaaattaaggaaacaaaaaaggaataaaTCACAGGGTCAATTTGGTCAAAAACCAAACTTAAGCAACCCATATTTAGCCGGGACCTGGAAGCTTGGAAAGAACCAAAGAATAACCCTTTTGGCTTTATTTTCCTCCACTCTTTTCACTATTTGGACACAAGCAAAGCCTAGGCAAACACGcacaggagagagagagaggcagatAAGCCCAGGAGAGATTTGGAGAAAGAAGCTCTAAGAAAAACCCACCCAGATACCATCTTCGGAGCTTCCAATAACGAGCCCCAAAACAAAAGCTTCAaactttcagtttttttctccaCCAATCTCTCTATAAATCCAAAAAAGGTATGTTTTCTTCACattaaagtttctttttttatttcatttctatcTTTAGATTCTAATGTTAAGCACTCCGAATTGAAAACCCGTTTCAGGTTCTTGATAGATATTCATTGTTGTAGCAGGACTTGTTCAGGTTTTTTATTGGAAGTAATGAAACTCGGGTTTTTGGCTAAGAGGGtgattttatttggttaagAGGATAAGATGCCATCTGGGGTTCTTTTGAAACTGAGTTTTGGATTAGGTAGAGCTATACTTGGCCGAAACTCGGTTTCTTTGGTGTCAAATACTAGTCAATTTTCATCAAGGAGGTCTCTTGTTCGAACTTCAATGGCTGCTTCTAGTTCTAAAGCTGTGTTCGGTGATGTGCATATCGATGACCTGATTGCCACTTGTGTGAATGGATTGGAGTTTCCAAAACCCAGTGGTGTTTTTTTCTCGGACAGAAGTCGTTCTAGTTGTCTAAAAGCGAGTGTTAAAATGAGAAATGGGGAGTTGCCGAAAAGTCGTTTGGTGTGTGGGAACCTTATGCTTGATGCAATAAGAAGGAATGGTAAAGCAAATAATTTAGTTCTTGGACCATTGTTGAAGAACTTGTATTCTTCGTCTTCTGTGTGTGTCTTTGGTCGGGCTGCTCAAGATGTGTCATTTGATGGGAATTCCTCCGAGGAACAGTCGGTAGACTCCACTGTGGTATCTGGCCTGTATGTGCTCTCACCTTGCCTCTGtttcaattcttcttttttggtgACTCATTTTAcagttcaaattttattataatcaaataCAAAATTGCGGTACAAACATTATTGGTTTCCCTATATTCTGCGCAATGGATTTGGCAGTGGTGAAGCAAGGGTTTGGCAACACTGTACAAAATCTTGCAAATTAATTGGGATTTAAAAGGAAGCTGTCTTATAGTCACCTATTTGCATAGTATTGACTTCAGAAATATTGTTGATGACAGAAACTTGAAGTTACTCTCAGGATCATGTTACCTGCCACATCCTGATAAGGAAGAGACTGGTGGGGAAGATGCTCACTTCATATGCAAAGATGAACAAGTCATAGGTATAGCAGATGGTGTAGGTGGCTGGGCAGATGTAGGAGTCAATGCAGGAGAATTTTCTCGTGAACTTATGTCTCATTCAGTAAATGCAATTCAAGAGGAACCCAATGGTTCCATTGACCCAGCCAGGGTGTTGGAGAAGGCTCACGCAAACATGAAAGCTAAGGGTTCATCGACGGCCTGCATCATTGCCCTTAAAAGTGAGGTGTGTTGTCCTCATGTCTATTTACACccagctgttttttttaatattgcaaTTGATGAAGTGTTCTGGCAGGAACACCTTACTGAATATTGTTAACACAATTTAATGAGCTCCA is part of the Populus trichocarpa isolate Nisqually-1 chromosome 7, P.trichocarpa_v4.1, whole genome shotgun sequence genome and encodes:
- the LOC7473153 gene encoding probable protein phosphatase 2C 80; amino-acid sequence: MPSGVLLKLSFGLGRAILGRNSVSLVSNTSQFSSRRSLVRTSMAASSSKAVFGDVHIDDLIATCVNGLEFPKPSGVFFSDRSRSSCLKASVKMRNGELPKSRLVCGNLMLDAIRRNGKANNLVLGPLLKNLYSSSSVCVFGRAAQDVSFDGNSSEEQSVDSTVVSGLNLKLLSGSCYLPHPDKEETGGEDAHFICKDEQVIGIADGVGGWADVGVNAGEFSRELMSHSVNAIQEEPNGSIDPARVLEKAHANMKAKGSSTACIIALKSEGLHAINLGDSGFMVVRDGCTVFESPVQQHGFNFTYQLETGNGGDLPSSGQVFTIPVAPGDVIIAGTDGLFDNLYNNEVTAVVVHAIRTGLGPEATAQKIAALARQRALDTNRQTPFSTAAQDAGYRYYGGKLDDVTVVVSYVTSSANI